Within the Hevea brasiliensis isolate MT/VB/25A 57/8 chromosome 2, ASM3005281v1, whole genome shotgun sequence genome, the region GTCATTAATTAAAAACTCCAATAATAAATAACTCTTTTTAAAAGTTTCTACACTGAAATTTGACacttaattcatttaatttataagTATTTTTTATTCCCTCTCATTAACTTAATCTGCGATCTCCTTGCACTCTAATGTTCGTTGAAATGAACTTTAGTACTTAACAGtaaatttcttaattaattatttaatatcataagactatttattaaaaaaattgataaaatttaaagtaaaattttagaattaagtaGAGAATTAAGACTatataataataacataaaatatatttcTCATAAGTTGACAACATTGGTAGAAACAAGGGACAATTGCAGGGCCGGGCGCTCCAACCAAGCTAGATTGGGCCTAAAAGCCACGGGCTCGGGCAATAAATCCATTTTTAATCAACCAATGACCAAGCTCAAAGCACTCCATGAACTAGTTTTCTTACTCCTAACATTGTTATTATTCAAAATCCTGAAGCCAGACATTGCCCCCTTCTACAGACAGCTTGAGGCCTCAGCAAAATCAGAAACTGTCCCAGCGGCATTGGTACAGGAAGCTTCAGCTGGCCGATTATTGTAAGTCAGTTTCACATCCTCCAATTCAATTCCAGTGCATGGATACTTGGTGCTACAATCCAATTTCACTGCCACTTCCGTTGCTGATGATCCATGGATGTCTTGGTATGTCACGTCGCTAATTTTAACTCCTGATTCCTGTCCAATATCAACAAGTAGATTGATTGATTTTGAAttcaacatataaaataatttaattgatttgcaGAGTATCAGATCTTACCTGGTTAGGACAATTTTTGTCGCCAGGACAATAATTTTGATCAATCAAAATTGGGTTTTGGACATTGGTCATAACAGCATGTTGGAAAAGAATGTTCCTAGCAAAACCATTGCTGGGTCTCCCCCAGgctttaatcctcacaccattttCAGTGCCGGTAAAGGTAGTAGTCTTAACAGTTACATTTTGCACTCCATCTTCTTCAAGTTTCTTGCCTAAACTTCCAATGCTGGAACaatcacatttttttttttttttgcaataaaATTTCAGTACCGTATTGCATGAAAACATGTAAAGAATACATGGTCATTTGTGAAATTAGTAACAATTTTCTTTACCTGATTCCATGGCCAGGTCCGCAAGCAACATTTTCAACCCATAGATTAGTGGTGCCAGGGCCAACTGATACACAATCATCACCTGTACCAATCTTGGAATTCAAGATTGTGACACCAGTTGATGATTCAACGTGAATACCATCAGTGTTCGGGCTGTCGCCAGGGGCAGAGACTCTCACATTTTGTACTTTCACATTCTGGCAGCCGTTGATGACAATGTGAAACTTCTGGCTATCTTGTGATGCTAATCCATTGATTTCAATATTATTGGAATTGGAAAATTCTATTGACTGCGCATACAAAACAAGAATATTAGCATGTTTTAGATAACTACTTCTCTTCATAAGTCATCAATGAGTTTTGGCTAAGTGGTCCTGTATTTTTTTTCCCAGAATTATGAGTTTGTGTGTTTAGAACTCTAGAGCTTACCGTTGCTCCTTCGGGGCAACTCTTGTCGGAAGCTTTGCATGACCACAAGCCAGTGCCTTGACCGTCCAGTATACCACCGGAAACGGTAACCCCATCAACATGCTCAAACATTAGCCAATTTTTTTCATCACCAATAGACGAATAATCCGACGGAGCCACAAGGGTACCATCGATAGTAACTACAATGGCACTGTTCTTGCAGGGGCCCTGAAAGGTCACTTTGCCTAGAGAAAACTTCCCTGAAGGCACGTATAGAGAGGCAGGTGCCGTAGACCCACAGACCTGGTCCCATGCAGCAAGAAAGGCCTTGGTTGAGTCAGTTGTGCCATCGGGCTTGGCACCATAACTCTGCACACTATATTGTGCAGGTTCTGCAATAATAGCAGGAGGTGATGAAGCAAATAAAATGAAGACAAGTGTAAAAGCAAGAAAGCTCAGTGTGTGTGCCATTTGTTGTTTGGTTGATAAGAATGTTTGAGAGGAAGAGGGATAGAGATAGCGGGATATGGAGAGTTTGTGTGGGGAAGTTGAAACTGCCTGACGAGTTTATATAGAATTTTGAATAAAATCTTAGGAAGGATTTttacatttcttttttattttcttgactgaaaattaataataatttcttCTTCTGTTTTTATCATTTTAGTCAAGTAAGGAAGCAGCCGACCCTCATTAACAAAGAAAATTGAGTTAAAAAAACAAAGATTGAggaagaaatagaaaaaaaatgaagCGCCATCAATTTGAAAGATGTACGCTTTCTTCGGCAAATTAATTTCGTTGAAGGGAaatctttaattttcttaattatcaTGTGATATGACCCAAGCCAAGAAAATTTACTTTGAAACGACAGGTCGTCCAATAAACCAGTTGCAATCAGTAAAGGAAAGTGTGCATGCATTTAATGGGAAATTCATCTTCATGTACATTTTCCTCATTTAtaatgcatataaaataaatttgagatataattatatgaaatttatgtatttaatgaaTACACCTCACTAGACATTTGATGTCTTGAGTTTATAATAGATTAAATTTaagtaatgatatatattttattttcttgtaaattttatAATACTTTGTTAAACAAAACATTAATTAAACTTTAATAGTTATTTGATTTAATAagtctaataattaattttaaataatctcACTTTTTATTATTAAAGTAATTGAGATTGATGTTGTTAATTAATTTTAACTCTTGATATTaccctataataataataataattattcctgttaaaaaaataaaagggcAATTACGAAAATGAAAGGGATATCAAATGGCTGGGAACGTGACAGGTAGAGTAGAAAACGGAGAAGAAGTCCGCGGGTCTGCGTATTTCCGAAAATTATGGGCCTGTATTTGTGCGCAAAATGCTCGTATCTAACTGTCCACCCATATGGATATAACGGTTTTAACTGCCCCTTTTAT harbors:
- the LOC110648503 gene encoding polygalacturonase; protein product: MAHTLSFLAFTLVFILFASSPPAIIAEPAQYSVQSYGAKPDGTTDSTKAFLAAWDQVCGSTAPASLYVPSGKFSLGKVTFQGPCKNSAIVVTIDGTLVAPSDYSSIGDEKNWLMFEHVDGVTVSGGILDGQGTGLWSCKASDKSCPEGATSIEFSNSNNIEINGLASQDSQKFHIVINGCQNVKVQNVRVSAPGDSPNTDGIHVESSTGVTILNSKIGTGDDCVSVGPGTTNLWVENVACGPGHGISIGSLGKKLEEDGVQNVTVKTTTFTGTENGVRIKAWGRPSNGFARNILFQHAVMTNVQNPILIDQNYCPGDKNCPNQESGVKISDVTYQDIHGSSATEVAVKLDCSTKYPCTGIELEDVKLTYNNRPAEASCTNAAGTVSDFAEASSCL